A genomic stretch from Haloferax sp. Atlit-12N includes:
- a CDS encoding winged helix-turn-helix domain-containing protein, whose amino-acid sequence MSTTTAEPDTEDLLSESEFRERLRELPPSAKLVAKVLESDAPLSQGQLAEESLLPDRTVRYALNRLEESDLVGSRYSFKDARKQVYFLNT is encoded by the coding sequence ATGAGCACCACCACTGCAGAGCCAGATACTGAAGACCTGCTCTCGGAATCCGAGTTCCGAGAGCGCCTCCGCGAGCTTCCCCCGAGCGCGAAGCTCGTCGCAAAAGTCCTCGAAAGCGACGCGCCCCTCTCGCAGGGCCAGCTCGCGGAGGAGTCGCTGCTGCCGGACCGCACCGTCCGCTACGCGCTCAACCGTCTCGAAGAGTCTGACCTCGTCGGCTCGCGTTACTCCTTCAAGGACGCGCGAAAGCAGGTCTACTTCCTCAACACGTAA
- a CDS encoding class I SAM-dependent methyltransferase yields MKGKEWYQADEVAQEYDSKRFSKGGRLIDRREKEAVLAALGPVEDKNVLEIACGTGRFTVMLAQEGANVVGLDISRAMMVQGREKARRAGVADRIEFLRGDAARLPFPDDHFDAVFAMRFFHLADTPAKFLAEMARVSKEQVFFDTFNDGSLRVAYNWLLPMGSRLYSEGDVRRLLGDAGLDLAGAKHDFVIPFGFYRKVPNGIAQPFRSLDLAVGDSPVGDDLASVSYWSARVESADEQSRAATRASDAE; encoded by the coding sequence GTGAAAGGAAAGGAGTGGTACCAGGCCGACGAGGTCGCCCAGGAGTACGACTCAAAGCGGTTCTCCAAGGGCGGTCGCCTCATCGACCGGCGAGAGAAGGAGGCGGTCCTCGCGGCGCTCGGCCCCGTCGAGGATAAGAACGTCCTCGAAATCGCCTGCGGGACCGGCCGGTTCACCGTGATGCTCGCCCAGGAGGGGGCGAACGTCGTCGGACTGGACATCTCGCGGGCGATGATGGTACAGGGGCGGGAGAAGGCCCGTAGAGCGGGCGTCGCCGACCGCATCGAGTTCCTCCGCGGCGACGCCGCGCGGCTGCCCTTCCCGGACGACCACTTCGACGCGGTGTTCGCGATGCGGTTTTTCCACCTCGCGGACACCCCGGCGAAGTTCTTAGCCGAGATGGCCCGCGTCTCGAAAGAGCAGGTGTTCTTCGACACCTTCAACGACGGGAGCCTCCGGGTGGCCTACAACTGGCTGCTCCCGATGGGGTCGCGGCTCTACTCGGAAGGCGACGTGCGGCGGCTGCTCGGCGACGCCGGGCTCGACCTCGCCGGCGCGAAACACGACTTCGTCATCCCGTTCGGCTTCTACCGGAAGGTCCCCAACGGCATCGCACAGCCGTTCCGTTCGCTGGACCTCGCCGTCGGCGACTCGCCGGTCGGCGACGACCTCGCGTCCGTGTCGTACTGGAGTGCGCGGGTCGAGTCCGCCGACGAGCAGTCCCGCGCGGCGACTCGGGCGAGCGACGCCGAGTGA
- a CDS encoding glycosyltransferase family 2 protein — translation MDLSVVLPTLNGRDRLATSLDALAEHAPDAEVVVVNGPSADGTTGMVRERDDVDVLVEISDRNLNVARNAGLEVASGDVVALLRYDLSVESSWLSALEDGIADADVVTGPMHQTLRNGMTTESLERNAIGGRTVTYFNGGNVAFRREAIDALDGFDEYLQTGGARDAAHRLAGFDRSVAWAPEMCVRREFEADGGISERDWGWKYRSLTYRLVKNYGVRPGTVKRTAKHAISDGVDAALGVVKGDVTPSGWAGTGRDVVGGIATGVSDGLVARARDRTRARNPHGQSKRADRAVARYDWR, via the coding sequence ATGGATCTCTCGGTTGTGCTCCCGACGCTCAACGGTCGGGACCGGCTCGCCACCAGCCTCGATGCGCTGGCCGAGCACGCCCCCGACGCGGAAGTCGTCGTCGTCAACGGCCCCTCCGCCGACGGCACGACCGGGATGGTGAGAGAGCGCGACGACGTGGACGTGCTGGTCGAAATCTCCGACCGCAACCTCAACGTCGCTCGCAACGCCGGCCTCGAAGTCGCCAGCGGCGACGTGGTGGCGCTCCTCCGATACGACCTCTCCGTCGAATCGTCGTGGCTGTCGGCGCTCGAAGACGGCATCGCCGACGCCGACGTGGTCACCGGACCGATGCACCAGACGCTCCGCAACGGCATGACGACCGAGTCCCTCGAACGGAACGCCATCGGCGGCCGCACGGTGACGTACTTCAACGGCGGCAACGTCGCGTTCCGCCGCGAGGCAATCGACGCCCTCGACGGCTTCGACGAGTACCTCCAGACGGGCGGCGCGCGCGACGCGGCCCATCGCCTCGCCGGCTTCGACCGCTCCGTCGCGTGGGCACCCGAGATGTGCGTCCGCCGCGAGTTCGAGGCCGACGGCGGCATCTCCGAGCGCGACTGGGGCTGGAAGTACCGTTCGCTCACCTATCGACTCGTGAAGAACTACGGGGTCAGACCGGGGACAGTCAAGCGGACAGCGAAACACGCGATTTCGGACGGCGTCGACGCCGCTCTCGGCGTCGTGAAAGGCGACGTGACGCCCTCGGGGTGGGCGGGAACCGGCCGCGACGTGGTCGGCGGCATCGCCACGGGCGTCTCCGACGGGTTGGTCGCCCGCGCCCGCGACCGAACCAGAGCGCGCAATCCCCACGGCCAGTCGAAGCGCGCCGACCGCGCCGTCGCCCGATACGACTGGCGCTGA
- a CDS encoding YkgJ family cysteine cluster protein: MDLDAELDRARDLDVSELADAIESIGFECTRCGACCKGYEGDDGPEPHTATVFPDEVRALQDASGDDSEGESGTPMEWRDVARPMPYGLAEGDDGPEGETFEWALQTSACGDCRFYEEDESGQGACQVHEDRPLICETYPFSVALGGTSQPMGEAVDEEGVVRAHECEGLGRDISREDAEELARALKERAIRELREARGVTEAYEPVETGPGEVVVHDSEGAKRPDGTRVQ; the protein is encoded by the coding sequence ATGGACCTCGACGCCGAGCTGGACCGCGCCCGCGACCTCGACGTGTCGGAACTCGCCGACGCCATCGAGTCCATCGGCTTCGAGTGCACACGCTGTGGGGCCTGCTGTAAGGGCTACGAGGGCGACGACGGCCCCGAGCCGCACACCGCGACTGTCTTCCCAGACGAGGTGCGCGCCTTGCAGGACGCCAGCGGGGACGATTCAGAAGGCGAGTCGGGAACCCCGATGGAGTGGCGGGACGTGGCCCGTCCGATGCCCTACGGCCTCGCCGAGGGCGACGACGGCCCCGAGGGCGAGACATTCGAGTGGGCGCTCCAGACGAGCGCCTGCGGGGACTGTCGGTTCTACGAAGAAGACGAGTCGGGACAGGGCGCTTGTCAGGTTCACGAGGACCGCCCGCTCATCTGCGAGACCTACCCGTTCAGCGTCGCCCTCGGCGGCACGAGCCAGCCGATGGGCGAGGCCGTCGACGAGGAGGGCGTCGTCCGCGCGCACGAGTGCGAGGGCCTCGGCCGGGACATCTCCCGGGAGGACGCGGAGGAACTGGCGCGGGCGCTGAAAGAGCGGGCGATTCGAGAGCTACGCGAGGCGCGGGGCGTCACCGAGGCCTACGAACCGGTCGAGACCGGTCCGGGCGAGGTTGTCGTCCACGACTCGGAGGGCGCGAAACGGCCCGACGGGACGCGGGTTCAGTAG
- a CDS encoding Hsp20/alpha crystallin family protein, with protein MSDLRKYGESAANAVLERVGRGVSQMQERKPLAHDLLESEDAYLVVFDAPGARAEDVQVRFLDGEVEIRIDRFRDFHEGYEMRFPGRGLTLSGKATIPSDASVEAAEGTATVGKNGTLQIRIPKDERASDIAVTEEEDEGEADTESESEAADEADDFGDVDDQDA; from the coding sequence ATGAGCGACCTGCGGAAGTACGGCGAGTCGGCGGCAAACGCCGTCCTCGAACGAGTCGGTCGCGGCGTCAGCCAGATGCAGGAGCGCAAGCCCCTCGCCCACGACCTGCTCGAATCCGAGGACGCCTACCTCGTCGTCTTCGACGCGCCCGGCGCTCGCGCCGAGGACGTGCAGGTCCGCTTCCTCGACGGCGAAGTCGAGATTCGCATCGACCGCTTCCGAGACTTCCACGAGGGCTACGAGATGCGCTTCCCCGGCCGCGGTCTCACGCTCTCGGGGAAGGCGACCATCCCCTCCGACGCCTCGGTCGAAGCCGCCGAGGGAACCGCCACGGTCGGCAAGAACGGCACGCTCCAGATTCGGATTCCCAAGGACGAGCGCGCGAGCGACATCGCCGTGACCGAAGAAGAAGACGAGGGCGAGGCCGACACTGAGTCCGAATCCGAGGCCGCCGACGAAGCCGACGACTTCGGCGATGTGGACGACCAAGACGCCTGA
- a CDS encoding radical SAM protein has protein sequence MTDPADLTVTIVDGYVDEPAHFGVPPYISTYPRFTAGAVVDAGVPESNVVYHTIDELREDRQKWRDVADADLMIYIGGMTVPGKYVGGTPAEPDEVRELAWVAEGTALMGGPIRFGVGDENAGGQDMERKNLDYDFVAKGDIEAAAYDLVDSGLEGFGNRMRDNEELDRWAAMGAFVVEQHPNHPDHLICEMETSRGCAYRCSFCTEPLYGNPAFRTADSVVKEVENLYNRGARHFRLGRQADILAFGGDGEAPNPDALRRLYGGIREVAPDLGTLHLDNVNPITIVGWPEKSREALRIIAEHNTAGDTAAFGLESADPLVQEENNLNVSADECFEAVKIVNEVAGWRPGDDPADAPTHGSDAANRLPKLLPGINLLHGLKGEREETFEHNKQFLQRVYDEGLMVRRINIRQVMAFDGTDMSDTGADIARDHKQLFKTYKKEVREEIDRPMLRRVAPAGTVLPNVHLEYHQDGRTFGRQLGTYPLLVGIPGERELGKTIDVAVVDHGYRSVTGVPYPLDFNEASMDELTAIPGIGRSTAGDIVVNRPYADAADVGVDADVTKYVQ, from the coding sequence ATGACTGACCCCGCCGACCTCACCGTGACTATCGTCGACGGATACGTCGACGAGCCGGCGCACTTCGGCGTGCCGCCGTACATCTCGACGTATCCGAGGTTCACCGCGGGTGCGGTGGTCGACGCGGGCGTCCCCGAGTCCAACGTCGTCTACCACACCATCGACGAACTCCGCGAGGACAGACAGAAGTGGCGCGACGTGGCCGACGCCGACCTCATGATTTACATCGGCGGCATGACCGTCCCCGGCAAGTACGTCGGCGGGACGCCCGCCGAACCCGACGAGGTGCGCGAACTCGCGTGGGTCGCCGAGGGAACCGCCCTGATGGGCGGGCCGATTCGCTTCGGCGTCGGCGACGAGAACGCCGGCGGCCAGGACATGGAGCGCAAGAACCTCGACTACGACTTCGTCGCCAAGGGCGACATCGAGGCGGCCGCCTACGACCTCGTCGACTCCGGGCTCGAAGGCTTCGGCAACCGCATGCGCGACAACGAGGAACTCGACCGCTGGGCCGCCATGGGCGCGTTCGTGGTCGAACAGCACCCGAACCACCCCGACCACCTCATCTGCGAGATGGAGACCTCTCGGGGCTGTGCCTACCGCTGTTCGTTCTGTACCGAACCGCTGTACGGCAACCCCGCGTTCCGCACCGCCGACTCCGTCGTCAAGGAGGTCGAGAACCTCTACAACCGCGGCGCGCGACACTTCCGGCTCGGCCGGCAGGCCGACATCCTCGCGTTCGGCGGCGACGGCGAGGCTCCGAACCCCGACGCGCTCCGCCGGCTCTACGGCGGCATCCGAGAGGTCGCGCCGGACCTCGGCACGCTCCACCTCGACAACGTCAACCCCATCACCATCGTCGGCTGGCCCGAGAAATCCCGCGAGGCGCTCCGCATCATCGCCGAGCACAACACGGCCGGCGACACCGCGGCGTTCGGCCTCGAATCCGCCGACCCGCTGGTCCAAGAGGAGAACAACCTCAACGTCTCCGCAGACGAGTGTTTCGAGGCGGTCAAAATCGTCAACGAGGTCGCCGGCTGGCGGCCCGGTGACGACCCCGCGGACGCGCCGACCCACGGTTCGGACGCCGCGAACCGACTGCCGAAGCTCCTCCCCGGCATCAACCTCCTCCACGGGCTGAAAGGCGAGCGCGAGGAGACGTTCGAGCACAACAAGCAGTTCCTCCAGCGCGTCTACGACGAGGGCCTCATGGTCCGCCGCATCAACATCCGGCAGGTGATGGCGTTCGACGGCACCGACATGTCCGACACGGGTGCCGACATCGCCCGCGACCACAAACAGCTGTTCAAGACGTACAAAAAGGAGGTCCGCGAGGAAATCGACCGGCCGATGCTCCGCCGGGTCGCGCCCGCGGGGACGGTCCTCCCGAACGTCCATCTCGAATACCACCAGGACGGCCGGACGTTCGGTCGCCAACTCGGCACCTACCCGCTTTTGGTCGGGATTCCGGGCGAGCGCGAACTCGGGAAGACAATCGACGTGGCAGTCGTCGACCACGGCTACCGCTCCGTCACCGGGGTTCCCTACCCGCTTGACTTCAACGAGGCGTCGATGGACGAACTCACCGCCATCCCCGGCATCGGTCGCTCGACCGCTGGCGACATCGTGGTGAACCGTCCCTACGCCGACGCGGCCGACGTGGGCGTCGACGCCGACGTGACGAAGTACGTTCAGTAG
- a CDS encoding helix-turn-helix domain-containing protein — MCLIVEVVAPLSALPFGPAAEEHDIELELERSVPTALQAASFVWVRGPDAGAFGEVARSLPSIDDLTLVESVSDRALYGVSWDASEAPIFDALVSRDAVLLECLSTGNSWWLKLRVSSHRVLTDLRREWAAHGIDTEFDRITSVAAEEAPASEGLTDTQLEALLLALERGYFDERRDTSLDELGTELGISRQAVAARLKRAYRTLAERIRDERPPQ; from the coding sequence GTGTGCCTCATCGTCGAGGTCGTCGCCCCGCTGTCCGCGCTCCCGTTCGGTCCCGCGGCCGAGGAACACGACATCGAACTGGAGCTGGAACGGTCCGTCCCGACCGCCTTGCAGGCGGCGTCGTTCGTCTGGGTCCGCGGTCCCGACGCGGGGGCGTTCGGAGAGGTGGCGCGGTCGCTTCCGAGCATCGACGACCTCACGCTCGTCGAATCTGTCTCGGACCGGGCGCTCTACGGCGTCTCGTGGGACGCCTCTGAGGCTCCGATTTTCGACGCGTTAGTGTCCAGAGACGCGGTTCTCTTAGAGTGTCTCTCGACCGGTAACTCGTGGTGGCTCAAGCTCCGCGTCTCCTCGCACCGCGTGCTGACCGACCTCAGACGCGAGTGGGCGGCCCACGGCATCGACACCGAGTTCGACCGCATCACGTCGGTCGCGGCCGAGGAAGCGCCAGCGAGCGAGGGGCTGACCGACACGCAACTCGAAGCCCTGCTTCTCGCGCTCGAACGCGGCTACTTCGACGAACGCCGGGACACGTCTCTGGACGAACTCGGCACGGAACTCGGCATCTCGCGGCAGGCGGTCGCCGCCCGCCTCAAACGCGCATACCGGACGCTCGCAGAGCGGATTCGGGACGAGCGACCCCCACAATAA
- a CDS encoding TRAM domain-containing protein, whose protein sequence is MEISDKLLCLFNADVRTEDDRYVVEIPRREVETGTVEPGETYRVALISRESNEPAESEPNAGPTPTNEPQPPVEAGELRYVEIEDIGKQGDGIARVERGYVIIVPGTEVGERVKVEITEVKSNFAVGEVVEDDF, encoded by the coding sequence GTGGAAATCTCAGATAAACTCCTGTGTCTGTTCAATGCTGACGTTCGCACCGAGGACGACCGCTACGTCGTCGAAATTCCGCGCCGCGAAGTCGAGACCGGGACCGTCGAACCCGGCGAGACGTACCGCGTCGCGCTCATCTCCCGCGAGTCGAACGAACCCGCCGAGTCCGAACCGAACGCCGGACCGACGCCCACGAACGAGCCGCAACCGCCCGTCGAAGCCGGTGAACTCCGCTACGTCGAAATCGAGGACATCGGCAAGCAGGGCGACGGTATCGCCCGCGTCGAACGCGGCTACGTCATCATCGTCCCCGGCACCGAAGTCGGCGAGCGCGTGAAGGTCGAAATCACCGAAGTCAAGTCTAACTTCGCCGTCGGCGAAGTCGTCGAAGACGACTTCTGA
- the thsA gene encoding thermosome subunit alpha — protein MQQPLYILAEGTNRTHGRSAQDSNIRAGKAVAEAVRTTLGPRGMDKMLVDSSGEVVITNDGATILEKMDIEHPAAQMIVEVSQTQEEEVGDGTTTAAVLTGELLAHAEDLLDDDLHPTVIVEGYTEAARIAQEAIDDMVLDVTLDDDLLRKVAESSMTGKGTGDVTADVLAKHVVKAVQMVHGDGDGAFHRDDVRVLTRTGASSSATELVEGVVLDKEPVNENMPRAVSDATVAVLDMKLDVRKGEVDTEYNITSVDQLTAAIDAEDKELRGYAAALKDAGVDVVFCTKSIDDRVAGYLADAGILAFKSVKKSDARALARATGAKRLGSLSDLDESDLGHVDSVSIRTFGDDDLAFVEGGSAAKAVTLFLRGGTEHVVDELERAIQDAVDVVVAAIDKGGVVPGAGATEIAIADRIRSEAAGIEGRKQLAVEAYADAVEALPRTLAENTGMDPIDALVDLRARYENEGIAGIISSGRSGEIGDPVELGVIDPVAVKREAIESATEAATMIVRIDDVIAAK, from the coding sequence ATGCAGCAACCGTTATACATTCTCGCAGAGGGGACGAACCGAACGCACGGCCGCTCCGCGCAGGACTCCAACATCCGCGCCGGAAAGGCGGTCGCCGAAGCCGTACGGACCACACTCGGGCCGCGCGGCATGGACAAGATGCTCGTCGACTCCTCGGGCGAGGTCGTCATCACGAACGACGGTGCGACCATCCTCGAGAAGATGGACATCGAGCACCCCGCCGCGCAGATGATCGTCGAAGTCTCCCAGACCCAAGAGGAGGAAGTCGGCGACGGCACGACCACCGCGGCCGTCCTCACCGGCGAACTCCTCGCGCACGCCGAGGACCTCCTCGACGACGACCTCCACCCGACGGTTATCGTCGAGGGCTACACCGAGGCCGCCCGCATCGCCCAAGAAGCCATCGACGACATGGTCCTCGACGTGACGCTCGACGACGACCTGCTCCGCAAGGTCGCCGAATCCTCCATGACCGGCAAGGGCACCGGCGACGTGACCGCCGACGTGCTCGCCAAACACGTCGTCAAGGCGGTCCAGATGGTCCACGGTGACGGCGACGGGGCCTTCCACCGCGACGACGTTCGTGTGCTCACCCGCACGGGCGCGTCCTCCTCGGCGACCGAACTCGTCGAGGGCGTCGTCCTCGACAAGGAACCCGTCAACGAGAACATGCCTCGGGCCGTCTCCGACGCGACCGTCGCGGTCCTCGACATGAAACTCGACGTTCGCAAGGGCGAGGTCGACACCGAGTACAACATCACCTCCGTCGACCAGCTCACCGCGGCCATCGACGCCGAGGACAAGGAACTCCGCGGCTACGCGGCGGCCCTCAAGGACGCCGGCGTCGACGTGGTGTTCTGCACCAAGTCCATCGACGACCGCGTCGCGGGCTACCTCGCCGACGCGGGCATCCTCGCGTTCAAGAGCGTGAAGAAGTCCGACGCCCGTGCTCTCGCCCGCGCGACCGGCGCGAAGCGCCTCGGCTCGCTGTCCGACCTCGACGAGTCCGACCTCGGTCACGTCGACTCCGTGAGCATCCGCACCTTCGGCGACGACGACCTCGCGTTCGTCGAGGGCGGCTCGGCGGCGAAGGCCGTCACGCTGTTCCTCCGCGGCGGCACCGAACACGTCGTCGACGAACTCGAACGCGCCATCCAAGACGCGGTCGACGTGGTCGTCGCCGCCATCGACAAGGGCGGTGTCGTCCCCGGCGCGGGCGCGACCGAAATCGCCATCGCCGACCGCATCCGCTCCGAGGCCGCCGGCATCGAGGGCCGCAAGCAACTGGCCGTCGAGGCCTACGCCGACGCCGTCGAGGCGCTCCCGCGCACCCTCGCCGAGAACACCGGGATGGACCCCATCGACGCGCTCGTCGACCTCCGCGCCCGCTACGAAAACGAGGGCATCGCCGGCATCATCTCCTCGGGCCGCAGCGGCGAAATCGGCGACCCCGTCGAACTCGGCGTCATCGACCCCGTCGCGGTCAAGCGCGAAGCCATCGAGTCCGCGACCGAGGCCGCGACGATGATCGTCCGCATCGACGACGTCATCGCCGCCAAGTAA
- a CDS encoding trimeric intracellular cation channel family protein: MNVVGLLAFAVAGALKAAEAGLDVFGVSVLGVVTALGGGTTRDVLVDRLPASLAGTWDMSVALVGVGLAIVLIHSIEGRVRDHPAFLTSDAVGLSAFAATGALVGVDAGVTSFGIVVLATITAVGGGSIADILIGRVPVVLRDDFYATPAVVGGLGFLAARAAGAPTGVPSGLCAALVFSVRLLALRYDWRLPRV, encoded by the coding sequence ATGAACGTCGTCGGTCTCCTCGCGTTCGCGGTCGCCGGGGCGCTCAAGGCCGCCGAAGCCGGTCTCGACGTGTTCGGCGTCTCCGTCCTCGGCGTCGTGACCGCCCTCGGCGGCGGGACGACCCGCGACGTGCTCGTCGACCGGCTACCGGCCTCGCTCGCGGGGACGTGGGACATGAGCGTCGCGCTCGTCGGCGTCGGCCTCGCAATCGTCCTCATCCACTCGATAGAGGGGCGCGTGCGCGACCATCCGGCGTTCCTGACCTCCGACGCGGTCGGGCTGTCGGCGTTCGCGGCGACCGGCGCGCTCGTCGGCGTCGACGCCGGCGTCACGTCGTTCGGCATCGTCGTCCTCGCGACCATCACGGCCGTCGGTGGCGGCTCCATCGCCGACATCCTCATCGGGCGCGTGCCGGTCGTCCTCCGCGACGACTTCTACGCGACGCCCGCCGTCGTCGGGGGTCTCGGCTTCCTCGCCGCCCGCGCGGCCGGCGCGCCGACCGGCGTCCCTTCGGGACTGTGCGCCGCGCTCGTCTTCTCGGTGCGGTTGCTCGCGCTCCGCTACGACTGGCGACTCCCGCGGGTCTAA
- a CDS encoding amidohydrolase family protein — translation MLELEHGFRVVDVNARLDPDEQSVAARGREISPERLERELHQAGVVRAVVSPGAQRVEGSYLRPNNAVARMSVDRPFLAFARINGPRDPSGRASARLRNLTSSRADHHADPDDIEQYAYDDRFHGFSLAPAVDGLPDDETLAMLEDVGLPVFVEGGQVFEPSAVAESLLGRFPVILSSFGGFPLDRGLMDEAIDLLDDHDDLYLDTSFVRYRSVLERALLEHPDRVLFGSGAPETHPNVGVMEILTLDVSEDALAKAFSKNAARVIEALAPGER, via the coding sequence ATGCTGGAGTTGGAACACGGGTTCAGGGTCGTGGACGTGAACGCCCGCCTCGACCCCGACGAACAGTCGGTCGCGGCGCGCGGGCGGGAGATAAGCCCCGAGCGGCTGGAGCGCGAACTGCATCAGGCGGGCGTCGTCCGCGCCGTCGTCTCGCCGGGCGCACAGCGGGTCGAGGGGAGCTACCTCCGCCCGAACAACGCGGTCGCGCGGATGAGCGTCGACCGGCCGTTCCTGGCGTTCGCCCGCATCAACGGCCCGCGCGACCCGAGCGGTCGGGCCTCCGCGCGGCTCCGGAACCTCACGTCGTCGCGGGCGGACCACCACGCCGACCCCGACGACATCGAGCAGTACGCCTACGACGACCGCTTCCACGGGTTCTCGCTCGCGCCGGCGGTCGACGGGCTCCCGGACGACGAGACGCTCGCCATGCTGGAGGACGTCGGGCTTCCCGTCTTCGTCGAAGGCGGACAGGTGTTCGAGCCGAGCGCGGTCGCCGAGTCGCTCCTCGGCCGGTTCCCGGTCATCCTGTCGAGCTTCGGCGGCTTTCCGCTCGACCGCGGGCTGATGGACGAGGCCATCGACCTCCTCGACGACCACGACGACCTCTACCTCGACACGAGTTTCGTCCGCTATCGGAGCGTGCTCGAACGCGCGCTCCTCGAACACCCGGACCGCGTGCTGTTCGGTAGCGGCGCACCGGAGACCCACCCGAACGTGGGCGTCATGGAGATTCTGACGCTCGACGTGTCGGAGGACGCGCTGGCGAAGGCGTTTTCGAAGAACGCGGCGCGGGTCATCGAGGCGCTCGCTCCCGGAGAGCGGTAA
- a CDS encoding HalOD1 output domain-containing protein has product MDDPLEDGAGSVVTTSVERYDEVAVAIASAVATATELSPLELPPLSEIGVDPEALDVLFHPSHDPSRRFSFRYAGHLVSLFGDGTLTVDSLDD; this is encoded by the coding sequence ATGGACGACCCGCTCGAAGATGGAGCCGGGTCCGTGGTAACCACCTCCGTCGAACGGTACGACGAGGTTGCGGTCGCCATCGCTTCGGCGGTCGCGACGGCCACGGAACTCAGCCCACTCGAACTCCCGCCGCTCTCGGAAATCGGCGTTGACCCCGAAGCTCTCGACGTTCTCTTTCACCCTTCTCACGACCCGTCTCGACGGTTCTCGTTCCGGTACGCGGGCCACCTCGTCTCGCTGTTCGGAGACGGAACGCTCACCGTCGACTCGCTCGACGACTAG
- a CDS encoding MBL fold metallo-hydrolase, whose amino-acid sequence MHVTRVSVPVATRAPTGATNAYLVADGGDTLLVDPAARTDDLDVLVAREGVDHIAVTHTHADHVGAVAAYARETGATVWCRRGRERAFSAATGIEPDQTFAEGTTVPVGAGVEVLDTPGHARDHVSFVAGEDVLCGDLAVAEGSVVVGAPEGDVRAYLVALRRLHARGPERLLPGHGPEITDPRATLARLVAHRSDRERGVLDAVRAGNTTPDDVTDAAYDKDVSAVRDLARATVVAHIEKLAAERRVRWDSEAERVEPR is encoded by the coding sequence ATGCACGTCACGCGCGTCTCCGTCCCCGTCGCCACCCGCGCGCCGACCGGCGCGACGAACGCCTATCTCGTCGCCGACGGCGGCGACACGTTGCTCGTGGACCCCGCGGCCCGCACCGACGACCTCGACGTACTCGTCGCGCGCGAGGGCGTCGACCACATCGCGGTTACCCACACCCATGCGGACCACGTCGGCGCGGTGGCCGCCTACGCCCGCGAGACCGGCGCAACGGTCTGGTGTCGTCGCGGCCGCGAGCGCGCCTTCTCGGCCGCGACCGGAATCGAACCGGACCAGACGTTCGCGGAGGGGACGACCGTCCCCGTCGGCGCGGGCGTCGAGGTGCTGGACACGCCGGGGCACGCCCGCGACCACGTGAGCTTCGTCGCCGGCGAGGACGTGCTCTGCGGCGACCTCGCGGTCGCCGAGGGGAGCGTCGTCGTGGGCGCGCCCGAGGGCGACGTTCGCGCCTACCTCGTCGCGCTCAGACGACTCCACGCGCGCGGTCCCGAGCGACTACTTCCGGGTCACGGCCCCGAAATCACGGACCCGCGGGCGACGCTCGCGCGACTCGTCGCGCACCGAAGCGACCGCGAGCGGGGCGTCCTCGACGCGGTGCGCGCCGGGAACACGACGCCGGACGATGTGACCGACGCCGCCTACGACAAGGACGTCTCCGCCGTGCGCGACCTCGCCCGCGCGACAGTCGTCGCGCACATCGAGAAGCTCGCCGCGGAGCGTCGGGTCCGCTGGGACTCCGAGGCTGAGCGAGTCGAACCGCGATAG